ACGATGGTCGAGGCCATCGTCGTCGGAGCGACGGGGTACGTAGGCGGGGAGCTGCTCCGCCTTCTCGCATCCCACCCGCGACTTTCTCTCCTAGCGGCCTGCTCGGAAAGCCGCGCCGGCGAGGCGATCGGGAAAGTTTTTCCGCATCTCGAGGCGAGTTTTCCCGACCGGATTTTCGAGTCGATCGCGGCTCTCGACTCCTCGAGCTCGCCCGAGCCTCTCGCCGTCTTCTCGGCCGCCAACCATGGAGAATCGGCTTCCCGCGTGGCGTCCTTGTTGAGGCGATTCCAGCGATCGGTGCATGTGGTCGACCTGTCCGCGGATTTTCGCTTCTCGAGCACAACGACCTATCAAGCGGTCTATGGGCATCCGCATCCCGCGCCGGATCTGCTCGACGGGTTTCGCTGTGCCGTGCCCGAGCACGCGCGCTCGGCAGACACGCCTCATATCGCGCATCCTGGCTGCTTCACCACGGCGGCACTTCTCGCAATCGTCCCGCTTCTCGACGAGCGTCTCGTCGAGCCCGAGCTCTTCGTCACCGGCGTCACCGGAAGCACGGGCGCCGGAACCACGCCGAAGGAGACGACACATCATCCGGTGCGGCACGCCAACCTCTTCGCCTACAACCCGCTCGCCCATCGCCACGCACCCGAGATGGAAGCGCTGGCCGAGGCGGCGGTAGGGGAGCGTCCGACCGTTCACTTCATTCCGCATTCGGGACCTTTCTCGCGTGGCATCCACGTGACGGTGCAGGCGAGGCTCCGAGGCGCCTACGAGGCGACGACCGTTCGGGACGCTCTCGAACGCTATTACTCGAAGGCTCCCTTCGTGAGGGTGGTCGAAGGGACGCCGAGACTCAAGGACGTCGTGGGAAGCAACTACGCCCGGATCGGCGCCGCCGTCGACGGCCAGAGTGTCGCCGTCTTCTCCGTGATCGATAACTTGCTCAAGGGGGCCGCGGGTGGTGCCGTGCAATGGATGAACCGGCTCCTCGGATTCCCGGAAGACATGGGACTCGTGCAGTCCCCCGCCGGCTGGATCTGATGCCCTCGGCCGCATCGGCGCTGGAGCGCGAGGCCGAGCACCTCGCCCAGGTCTACGCGCAGCTTCCCCTAGAGATCGTATCCGCCTCGGGCGTCTTCCTTCACACCGGTGAGGGGCGACGAATCCTCGATCTATACGGGGGCCACGCGGTGGCTTCGCTGGGTTACGCCCATCCCCGGGTCGTGGAGACGCTCCGCCGGCAGGCGGAG
The sequence above is drawn from the Vicinamibacteria bacterium genome and encodes:
- the argC gene encoding N-acetyl-gamma-glutamyl-phosphate reductase; the protein is MSTMVEAIVVGATGYVGGELLRLLASHPRLSLLAACSESRAGEAIGKVFPHLEASFPDRIFESIAALDSSSSPEPLAVFSAANHGESASRVASLLRRFQRSVHVVDLSADFRFSSTTTYQAVYGHPHPAPDLLDGFRCAVPEHARSADTPHIAHPGCFTTAALLAIVPLLDERLVEPELFVTGVTGSTGAGTTPKETTHHPVRHANLFAYNPLAHRHAPEMEALAEAAVGERPTVHFIPHSGPFSRGIHVTVQARLRGAYEATTVRDALERYYSKAPFVRVVEGTPRLKDVVGSNYARIGAAVDGQSVAVFSVIDNLLKGAAGGAVQWMNRLLGFPEDMGLVQSPAGWI